One genomic window of Equus caballus isolate H_3958 breed thoroughbred chromosome 6, TB-T2T, whole genome shotgun sequence includes the following:
- the KRT4 gene encoding keratin, type II cytoskeletal 4 isoform X1 yields the protein MTSVGVFSDMLSRSEKDGPVPKAKPRDVSDFSLYAPATKPCCSSTYKRPGPGLRHSPAWPLSRFSDNSELTLLSPAMIARQQCVRGGSRGFSCGSAVVGGGKGAAFSSVSLSGGAGRCSSGGFGSRSLYNLGGNKSISISVAGARQGAGFGGAAGFGAGGFGAGFGAGSYGGGFGSSFSARGGAGFPVCPAGGIQEVTINQSLLTPLHVEIDPEIQKVRTEEREQIKILNNKFASFIDKVRFLEQQNKVLETKWKLLQQQTTTTSSKNLEPFFEAYLSALRKQVDTLANDKGRLQSELKTMQDSVEDFKTRYEEEINKRTAAENDFVVLKKDVDAAYMNKVELEAKVDALNDEINFLRALYAAELSQMQSHVSDTSVVLSMDNNRDLDLDSIIAEVRAQYEEIAQRSKAEAEALYQIKVQQLQTSVDLHGDNLKNTKNEISELNRLIQRLRAEIENVKKQCQTLQASVADAEQRGELALKDAHSKRTELEAALQKAKEELARMLREYQDLLSVKLALDIEIATYRKLLEGEECRMSGECQSAVSISVVSGATSAGGIGGGFGASAGFGLGSGFGSGSGSGSGFGFGVGGSSSSKTISSTTLTKRSHR from the exons ATGACTTCTGTAGGTGTGTTTAGTGACATGCTTAGCAGGTCCGAGAAGGATGGGCCGGTGCCAAAGGCCAAGCCCAGGGATGTTTCGGATTTTTCCCTTTATGCCCCTGCAACCAAGCCCTGCTGCTCCAGCACATATAAGAGACCCGGGCCGGGGTTGCGGCACTCACCGGCCTGGCCTCTCTCTCGCTTCTCTGACAACTCCGAgctcactctcctctctccagccaTGATCGCCAGACAGCAGTGTGTCCGAGGCGGCTCCCGGGGCTTTAGCTGTGGCTCGGCCGTCGTAGGTGGAGGCAAGGGGGCAGCTTTCAGCTCGGTCTCTTTGTCTGGGGGCGCGGGCCGCTGCTCCTCCGGGGGCTTCGGCAGCAGGAGCCTCTACAACCTCGGTGGGAACAAGAGCATCTCCATCAGCGTGGCTGGGGCCCGGCAAGGCGCAGGCTTTGGGGGTGCGGCAGGTTTTGGGGCTGGTGGCTTTGGTGCTGGTTTCGGTGCCGGCAGCTATGGTGGTGGTTTTGGGAGCTCCTTCAGTGCACGAGGTGGTGCTGGCTTCCCCGTCTGCCCTGCCGGGGGGATTCAGGAAGTCACCATCAATCAGAGTCTGCTGACCCCTCTCCATGTGGAGATTGACCCTGAGATCCAGAAGGTCCGGACGGAGGAGCGGGAGCAGATCAAGATCCTCAACAACAAGTTCGCCTCCTTCATCGACAAG GTGCGGTTCTTAGAACAACAGAACAAGGTCCTGGAGACCAAGTGGAAACTCCTCCAGCAGCAGACGACCACCACGTCCAGCAAAAACCTGGAGCCCTTCTTCGAGGCCTACCTCAGTGCCCTGAGGAAGCAGGTGGACACGTTGGCCAATGACAAAGGACGCCTGCAGTCTGAGCTGAAGACCATGCAGGACAGCGTGGAGGACTTTAAGaccag gtaCGAAGAGGAGATCAACAAGCGCACAGCTGCCGAGAATGACTTTGTGGTCCTCAAGAag GACGTGGACGCCGCCTACATGAACAAGGTGGAGCTGGAGGCCAAGGTGGACGCCCTGAATGACGAGATCAACTTCCTGAGGGCCCTCTACGCTGCG GAGCTGTCCCAAATGCAGAGCCATGTCAGCGACACATCTGTGGTCCTGTCCATGGACAACAACCGGGACCTGGACCTGGACAGCATCATTGCCGAGGTCCGCGCCCAGTACGAGGAGATCGCCCAGAGAAGCAAGGCGGAGGCCGAGGCCCTGTACCAGATCAAG GTCCAGCAGCTCCAGACCTCAGTTGACCTACATGGTGACAACCTCAAGAACACCAAGAATGAGATTTCAGAGCTCAACAGGTTGATTCAGAGGCTGCGGGCCGAGATCGAGAATGTCAAGAAGCAG TGCCAGACTCTGCAGGCATCTGTGGCTGATGCAGAGCAGCGTGGGGAGCTGGCCCTAAAAGATGCCCACAGCAAGCGCACAGAGCTGGAGGCCGCCCTGCAGAAGGCCAAGGAGGAGCTGGCCCGGATGCTGCGCGAGTACCAGGATCTCTTGAGCGTGAAGCTGGCCCTGGACATCGAGATCGCTACCTACCGCAAGCTGCTGGAGGGCGAGGAGTGCCG AATGTCTGGAGAATGCCAGAGTGCCGTGAGCATCT CCGTGGTCAGTGGTGCCACCAGTGCAGGAGGCATAGGTGGAGGATTCGGAGCTAGCGCCGGGTTTGGCCTGGGCAGTGGTtttggctctggctctggctctggaagcGGCTTTGGGTTCGGTGTCGGTGGCAGTTCCAGCAGCAAGACCATCTCCAGCACCACCTTGACCAAGAGATCCCACCGATAG
- the KRT4 gene encoding keratin 4 (The RefSeq protein has 5 substitutions compared to this genomic sequence), with amino-acid sequence MTSVGVFSDMLSRSEKDGPVPKAKPRDVSDFSLYALATKPCCSSTYKRPGPGLRHSPAWPLSRFSDNSELTLLSPAMIARQQCVRGGSRGFSCGSAVVGGGKRAAFSSVSVSGGAGRCSSGGFGSRSLYNLGGNKSISISVAGAQQGAGFGGAAGFGAGGFGAGFGAGSYGGGFGSSFSARGGAGFPVCPAGGIQEVTINQSLLTPLHVEIDPEIQKVRTEEREQIKILNNKFASFIDKVRFLEQQNKVLETKWKLLQQQTTTTSSKNLEPFFEAYLSALRKQVDTLANDKGRLQSELKTMQDSVEDFKTRYEEEINKRTAAENDFVVLKKDVDAAYMNKVELEAKVDALNDEINFLRALYAAELSQMQSHVSDTSVVLSMDNNRDLDLDSIIAEVRAQYEEIAQRSKAEAEALYQIKVQQLQTSVDLHGDNLKNTKNEISELNRLIQRLRAEIENVKKQCQTLQASVADAEQRGELALKDAHSKRTELEAALQKAKEELARMLREYQDLLSVKLALDIEIATYRKLLEGEECRMSGECQSAVSISVVSGATSAGGIGGGFGASSGFGLGSGFGSGSGSGSGFGFGVGGSSSSKTISSTTLTKRSHR; translated from the exons ATGACTTCTGTAGGTGTGTTTAGTGACATGCTTAGCAGGTCCGAGAAGGATGGGCCGGTGCCAAAGGCCAAGCCCAGGGATGTTTCGGATTTTTCCCTTTATGCCCCTGCAACCAAGCCCTGCTGCTCCAGCACATATAAGAGACCCGGGCCGGGGTTGCGGCACTCACCGGCCTGGCCTCTCTCTCGCTTCTCTGACAACTCCGAgctcactctcctctctccagccaTGATCGCCAGACAGCAGTGTGTCCGAGGCGGCTCCCGGGGCTTTAGCTGTGGCTCGGCCGTCGTAGGTGGAGGCAAGGGGGCAGCTTTCAGCTCGGTCTCTTTGTCTGGGGGCGCGGGCCGCTGCTCCTCCGGGGGCTTCGGCAGCAGGAGCCTCTACAACCTCGGTGGGAACAAGAGCATCTCCATCAGCGTGGCTGGGGCCCGGCAAGGCGCAGGCTTTGGGGGTGCGGCAGGTTTTGGGGCTGGTGGCTTTGGTGCTGGTTTCGGTGCCGGCAGCTATGGTGGTGGTTTTGGGAGCTCCTTCAGTGCACGAGGTGGTGCTGGCTTCCCCGTCTGCCCTGCCGGGGGGATTCAGGAAGTCACCATCAATCAGAGTCTGCTGACCCCTCTCCATGTGGAGATTGACCCTGAGATCCAGAAGGTCCGGACGGAGGAGCGGGAGCAGATCAAGATCCTCAACAACAAGTTCGCCTCCTTCATCGACAAG GTGCGGTTCTTAGAACAACAGAACAAGGTCCTGGAGACCAAGTGGAAACTCCTCCAGCAGCAGACGACCACCACGTCCAGCAAAAACCTGGAGCCCTTCTTCGAGGCCTACCTCAGTGCCCTGAGGAAGCAGGTGGACACGTTGGCCAATGACAAAGGACGCCTGCAGTCTGAGCTGAAGACCATGCAGGACAGCGTGGAGGACTTTAAGaccag gtaCGAAGAGGAGATCAACAAGCGCACAGCTGCCGAGAATGACTTTGTGGTCCTCAAGAag GACGTGGACGCCGCCTACATGAACAAGGTGGAGCTGGAGGCCAAGGTGGACGCCCTGAATGACGAGATCAACTTCCTGAGGGCCCTCTACGCTGCG GAGCTGTCCCAAATGCAGAGCCATGTCAGCGACACATCTGTGGTCCTGTCCATGGACAACAACCGGGACCTGGACCTGGACAGCATCATTGCCGAGGTCCGCGCCCAGTACGAGGAGATCGCCCAGAGAAGCAAGGCGGAGGCCGAGGCCCTGTACCAGATCAAG GTCCAGCAGCTCCAGACCTCAGTTGACCTACATGGTGACAACCTCAAGAACACCAAGAATGAGATTTCAGAGCTCAACAGGTTGATTCAGAGGCTGCGGGCCGAGATCGAGAATGTCAAGAAGCAG TGCCAGACTCTGCAGGCATCTGTGGCTGATGCAGAGCAGCGTGGGGAGCTGGCCCTAAAAGATGCCCACAGCAAGCGCACAGAGCTGGAGGCCGCCCTGCAGAAGGCCAAGGAGGAGCTGGCCCGGATGCTGCGCGAGTACCAGGATCTCTTGAGCGTGAAGCTGGCCCTGGACATCGAGATCGCTACCTACCGCAAGCTGCTGGAGGGCGAGGAGTGCCG AATGTCTGGAGAATGCCAGAGTGCCGTGAGCATCT CCGTGGTCAGTGGTGCCACCAGTGCAGGAGGCATAGGTGGAGGATTCGGAGCTAGCGCCGGGTTTGGCCTGGGCAGTGGTtttggctctggctctggctctggaagcGGCTTTGGGTTCGGTGTCGGTGGCAGTTCCAGCAGCAAGACCATCTCCAGCACCACCTTGACCAAGAGATCCCACCGATAG